One Mixta gaviniae genomic window carries:
- a CDS encoding sugar glycosyltransferase, whose product MGTFFKQIYRYTHPRRYRHNENLWPYIKFARADEGQIVSLRYRGQSIPLYDLSALPNEQPEKLLVVATGPSVKETDFSLLASLPAMGLNGAWFKHREIAFRYYVIIDMTFLDRHMAMVKEVLSQRDLIFFTTMHGVLKIIDALSLSAIKCRLALIEDACFKIMQPRVFPEEIAARYQSVNGVDVSPKHRGIAFSHDIRIGVFDAGTVAYWALQIAAFMVPGKIVFAGLDMNNFEKPRFYENSHDVVPSFLAEKFSNLILPAFSFASAIMHNNNIPVYNLSLNSSIPDNIFNKVTPDGIVSS is encoded by the coding sequence ATGGGCACTTTTTTCAAACAAATATATCGCTACACGCATCCACGTCGCTATCGCCATAATGAAAACCTGTGGCCTTACATTAAATTTGCGCGCGCGGATGAAGGACAGATCGTCAGCTTACGCTACCGGGGACAATCCATACCTTTATATGATCTCTCAGCCCTGCCGAATGAACAGCCTGAAAAATTGCTGGTGGTTGCTACGGGGCCTTCTGTAAAAGAAACGGATTTTTCATTGTTAGCGTCCCTTCCTGCAATGGGCCTGAACGGCGCATGGTTTAAACACCGCGAGATCGCTTTCCGTTACTATGTCATTATCGATATGACCTTTCTCGATCGCCATATGGCGATGGTGAAGGAGGTTCTCAGCCAGCGAGACCTGATCTTTTTCACAACCATGCATGGTGTGCTGAAAATTATCGATGCGCTGTCATTATCCGCCATTAAGTGCCGTTTAGCCCTGATTGAAGACGCCTGTTTTAAAATTATGCAGCCGCGCGTCTTTCCTGAAGAGATTGCCGCACGCTATCAGAGTGTTAACGGTGTTGATGTCTCTCCTAAGCATCGCGGGATCGCATTTTCGCACGACATCCGTATTGGCGTATTTGATGCAGGCACAGTCGCCTACTGGGCATTGCAAATTGCTGCCTTCATGGTGCCTGGAAAAATTGTTTTCGCCGGGCTGGATATGAATAATTTTGAAAAGCCGCGGTTTTATGAAAACAGTCATGATGTAGTGCCCAGTTTTTTGGCGGAAAAGTTTTCAAATTTAATATTACCTGCATTTTCCTTTGCCAGCGCTATTATGCATAACAATAATATCCCTGTTTATAATCTCTCTTTAAACAGTTCCATTCCCGATAATATTTTTAACAAGGTCACTCCTGATGGTATTGTCAGCAGCTAA
- a CDS encoding O-antigen ligase family protein: MVLSAANNITKIRFLIFTLFLFCLPLLGNALRVTNLFHIAFGLFLLSLLINRPFRQQLLSDRDLLTGIAAAGLFLGYFSLSNLWSDNPGNFSSTFKHSFYILVFVVLFTHLNRKLSYSVLFASIVILCLLTFWYVDKTHFLTKRLAKGFFAAPDNVIDLAGYFGLGIFFGLMLIRETGRHVFYVPVAVLFIAMLLTQSRGPILALLVSCLLLLLRFHKGHIRHLLITFAIIMGVALLAYFTHYSDELIARFIASYNQSFVRFGIWAHTLEVALQKPVFGWGFDKQLTFTNSIGQHIHTTHSVYFSTLLKGGFAGLFFLLIMVGYGLHRARLHYKHGGELEACIYCFSLLFYLTQGMFVIGNPDIYWVMFWLPYAVVLAPYARPIKE, from the coding sequence ATGGTATTGTCAGCAGCTAATAACATAACGAAGATCAGATTTCTTATCTTTACGCTTTTTTTGTTCTGCCTGCCATTACTGGGCAATGCGTTAAGAGTAACAAATCTTTTTCATATCGCTTTTGGCCTGTTTTTACTCTCCCTGCTAATAAACCGGCCGTTTCGCCAGCAGTTGCTGAGCGACCGGGATCTGTTGACAGGCATCGCCGCTGCCGGCCTTTTTCTGGGCTATTTCAGCCTCAGTAACCTCTGGTCAGATAATCCGGGGAATTTTTCTTCAACGTTCAAACATAGCTTCTATATTCTTGTGTTCGTCGTCCTCTTCACGCATTTGAACAGGAAATTAAGCTATAGCGTTCTTTTTGCCAGTATCGTCATTCTTTGTCTGTTAACGTTCTGGTATGTCGATAAGACGCACTTTTTAACCAAGCGTTTAGCAAAAGGTTTTTTTGCCGCGCCGGATAATGTGATTGATTTGGCTGGCTATTTCGGCCTTGGCATATTCTTCGGCTTAATGCTGATACGCGAAACCGGACGCCATGTTTTTTACGTGCCCGTCGCTGTGCTGTTTATCGCCATGCTGTTAACGCAAAGCCGTGGCCCGATCCTGGCGCTGTTGGTGTCCTGCCTGCTGCTGCTGCTGCGCTTTCATAAAGGCCATATTCGGCACTTACTCATTACGTTCGCTATCATCATGGGCGTAGCGTTACTGGCTTATTTCACCCACTATAGCGATGAATTAATTGCGCGTTTTATTGCCTCTTACAATCAAAGTTTTGTCCGCTTCGGCATTTGGGCGCATACGTTAGAAGTTGCGTTGCAAAAACCGGTATTTGGCTGGGGGTTTGATAAGCAGCTGACCTTTACTAACAGTATTGGTCAGCATATTCATACTACGCATAGCGTTTATTTCTCTACCTTGCTTAAAGGCGGGTTTGCCGGGCTTTTCTTTTTGCTGATCATGGTTGGCTACGGTTTACATCGCGCCAGACTGCACTATAAACATGGCGGAGAGCTGGAAGCCTGTATCTACTGTTTCTCCCTGCTTTTTTATCTGACGCAGGGCATGTTTGTTATCGGCAATCCCGATATTTATTGGGTGATGTTCTGGCTGCCGTATGCTGTCGTTCTGGCACCTTACGCCAGGCCCATAAAAGAATAA
- a CDS encoding glycosyltransferase: MTQHADTASPLLSVIIPMYNAGSLFDTFMASLLAQTFTDLEVIIVNDGSTDGSAERAAEYAARYAHISVINQPNGGVSRARNAGLAAARGKYVTFPDADDTLSPDIYQTLVAMAEQDDLDAAQCNAECFYTGSQRVRTLIPHDRLTSTGVLDGAAWLSKALATRRYLHVVWMGIYRRSLITSRELMFEPGLHHQDIPWTTEFMLNARRVRYTDTPLYRYHVHDQSISNRKRTGQRNVEYQRHYLKIARMLEEINQRYRGSVKIYPQFHYQITHEALSVCHAARREPDAGARQAIIADIFATQTHRRMLRNARGLKQWYQLLLWLSRLYRWRQR, encoded by the coding sequence ATGACTCAACACGCTGACACCGCATCTCCTTTACTGAGCGTTATCATTCCGATGTATAACGCCGGTAGTCTGTTCGACACCTTTATGGCCTCCCTGCTGGCACAAACGTTCACCGATCTTGAGGTCATCATTGTCAATGATGGCTCAACGGACGGCAGCGCCGAACGGGCGGCTGAATACGCCGCGCGTTATGCGCATATCAGCGTCATCAATCAGCCGAACGGCGGCGTTTCGCGCGCGCGCAATGCGGGCCTGGCGGCCGCGCGCGGCAAATATGTCACCTTCCCCGATGCCGACGATACGCTGTCGCCCGATATCTATCAGACGCTGGTCGCAATGGCGGAACAGGACGATCTCGACGCAGCCCAGTGCAACGCCGAATGTTTTTATACCGGCAGCCAGCGCGTCAGAACGCTAATCCCACACGATCGGCTAACCTCGACCGGCGTGCTGGACGGCGCCGCCTGGCTGAGCAAGGCGCTGGCGACCCGGCGTTATCTGCATGTGGTGTGGATGGGCATCTACCGCCGATCGCTGATCACCTCGCGCGAGCTGATGTTTGAGCCAGGTCTGCATCACCAGGATATTCCCTGGACCACCGAATTTATGCTGAACGCGCGGCGGGTGCGCTACACCGATACCCCGCTCTACCGCTATCACGTTCACGACCAGTCGATCAGCAACCGCAAACGCACCGGGCAACGCAACGTCGAGTATCAGCGCCACTACCTGAAAATCGCGCGTATGCTGGAAGAGATAAACCAGCGCTATCGCGGCAGCGTGAAAATCTACCCGCAGTTTCACTATCAGATCACGCACGAGGCGCTTAGCGTCTGCCATGCGGCGCGGCGCGAGCCGGATGCCGGGGCGCGTCAGGCGATTATCGCCGACATCTTTGCGACCCAAACCCATCGCCGCATGTTGCGCAATGCGCGCGGACTGAAACAGTGGTATCAGCTGCTGCTCTGGCTGAGCCGCCTTTATCGCTGGCGTCAGCGCTAA
- a CDS encoding glycosyltransferase family 4 protein has protein sequence MRNIRLAIVRQKYRPDGGAERFISRALEALNNEQLDLNIITRSWQGTPKPDWHLHICNPPKWGRVSRERGFAAAARACWQRERFDIVQSHERIAGCDIFRAGDGVHRVWLEQRARIVSPMQRLSASLSPYHRYVLRAEEEMFHSAALKKVICNSEMVKRDIIRCFNLPDDRITVIYNAIDAQRFQPATDATRYATRQQLAIPEQAVALIYVGSGFERKGLKAAIQAIANSDRYLIVVGQDKHQARYQQLANQLNCLDRLRFVGVQQDVQPFYHAADGLILPTLYDPFPNVVLEAMACGLPVITSTGCGGAEFIVQGQQGFVCDALDINALHEAVQNIPARAQDPSMGEAARARILPYTPQRLGAELNSLYQQLLSGAAED, from the coding sequence ATGCGTAATATCCGCCTGGCGATCGTTCGCCAAAAATACCGTCCCGACGGCGGCGCCGAGCGCTTTATTTCACGCGCGCTGGAAGCGCTGAATAACGAGCAGCTCGATCTGAATATCATCACGCGCAGCTGGCAGGGCACGCCGAAACCGGACTGGCATTTGCATATCTGCAACCCGCCCAAATGGGGCCGGGTATCGCGCGAGCGGGGATTCGCCGCGGCGGCGCGCGCCTGTTGGCAGCGCGAGCGGTTTGATATCGTTCAAAGCCATGAGCGCATCGCCGGCTGCGATATTTTCCGCGCCGGCGACGGCGTGCATCGCGTCTGGCTGGAGCAGCGCGCGCGCATCGTTTCGCCGATGCAGCGCCTTAGCGCCTCGCTCAGCCCCTATCATCGCTACGTGCTGCGCGCGGAAGAGGAGATGTTTCACTCCGCCGCGCTGAAAAAAGTGATCTGTAATTCAGAGATGGTGAAGCGGGATATTATTCGCTGCTTCAACCTGCCGGATGACCGCATCACCGTTATCTATAACGCGATCGATGCCCAACGTTTTCAACCGGCCACCGACGCCACGCGCTACGCAACGCGCCAGCAGCTCGCAATCCCTGAACAGGCGGTGGCGCTGATTTACGTAGGCTCCGGCTTTGAACGTAAAGGCCTGAAGGCGGCCATTCAGGCGATCGCTAATAGCGATCGCTATCTGATCGTTGTCGGCCAGGATAAGCATCAGGCGCGCTATCAGCAGCTGGCCAACCAGCTTAACTGCCTTGATCGCCTGCGTTTCGTGGGCGTGCAGCAGGATGTGCAGCCGTTTTATCACGCCGCCGATGGCCTGATTCTGCCGACGCTATACGATCCCTTCCCCAACGTAGTGCTGGAAGCGATGGCCTGTGGCCTGCCGGTTATCACCAGCACCGGCTGCGGTGGCGCGGAGTTTATTGTGCAGGGGCAGCAGGGATTTGTCTGCGATGCGCTGGATATCAATGCGCTGCATGAAGCGGTGCAGAACATTCCCGCCAGAGCGCAGGATCCGTCGATGGGCGAGGCGGCGCGCGCCAGAATTCTGCCCTATACCCCGCAACGCCTGGGCGCTGAGCTGAATTCGCTCTATCAGCAGCTGCTTTCAGGCGCGGCGGAAGATTGA
- the rfaC gene encoding lipopolysaccharide heptosyltransferase RfaC: protein MKVLIVKTSSMGDVLHTLPALTDAMRAIPELRFDWVVEENFAQIPSWHPAVDRVLPVAIRRWRKHWFGSQQREERLRFKQALQARDYDVVIDAQGLIKSAALVTRLAKGIKHGQDSRSAREPFASWWYDKRHEITKQQHAVERTRELFAKSLGYEKPQTPGDYAIASHFLAHPPADAGHYLVFLHATTRDNKHWPESHWRALISLLEPSGLRIKLPWGAEHEHQRAQRLAAGFGHVEVLPKLTLEQVAQTLAGAKAVVSVDTGLSHLTAALDRPNITLYGPTDPGLIGGYGMNQHVCRPENTSEMKDISAAQVEKMLRTII, encoded by the coding sequence ATGAAGGTATTGATTGTGAAAACGTCCTCAATGGGCGATGTCCTTCATACGCTGCCGGCATTAACCGATGCGATGCGCGCTATCCCTGAGCTGCGTTTCGACTGGGTAGTCGAAGAGAATTTCGCACAGATCCCCTCCTGGCATCCGGCGGTGGATCGCGTTCTGCCGGTGGCGATTCGCCGCTGGCGCAAACACTGGTTCGGCAGCCAGCAGCGCGAAGAGCGCCTGCGTTTCAAACAGGCGCTGCAGGCGCGTGACTATGATGTGGTGATTGACGCGCAGGGGCTGATTAAAAGCGCCGCGCTGGTAACGCGCCTGGCGAAGGGGATCAAACATGGTCAGGATAGCCGCAGCGCGCGCGAGCCATTTGCCAGCTGGTGGTATGACAAACGTCATGAGATCACTAAACAGCAGCATGCGGTAGAGCGCACCCGCGAGCTGTTTGCCAAAAGCCTTGGCTATGAAAAGCCGCAAACGCCGGGCGACTACGCTATCGCCTCACACTTCCTGGCCCATCCGCCTGCGGACGCCGGCCACTATCTGGTTTTCCTGCACGCCACGACACGAGACAACAAGCACTGGCCGGAAAGCCACTGGCGCGCGCTGATTTCCCTGCTTGAGCCGTCGGGCTTACGTATTAAGCTGCCCTGGGGCGCCGAACATGAGCATCAGCGCGCCCAGCGGCTGGCCGCCGGCTTCGGCCATGTAGAGGTGCTGCCGAAGCTGACGCTGGAGCAGGTTGCGCAGACGCTGGCGGGCGCGAAAGCGGTAGTCTCCGTGGATACCGGCCTGAGCCATCTGACCGCGGCGCTCGACCGGCCGAATATCACGCTTTACGGCCCCACGGATCCGGGGTTGATTGGTGGCTATGGAATGAATCAACATGTGTGCCGGCCAGAAAATACGTCGGAGATGAAGGATATTAGCGCCGCGCAGGTTGAGAAAATGCTGAGGACGATTATTTGA
- a CDS encoding glycosyltransferase has translation MSRRILMVIDGLPGGGAEKVVLTLAKGLLSLGHRVSLFSLRSVCDYPLPAGLDYQVIQDRCRKPWRKLTELPRRACQLDRAIVKAEQQGGAFDLVISHLHKTDRIVSLCRHLDPAKTWYCLHGVFSASYLARRKGFSRWLKIQKTRRVYQHRNIIGVSQFVIDDLKQHYGIQPAREAVIFNPFDVELILQQAGEACEMAGQDYLLHIGRFHPTKRHDRLLQAYAQSGLTTPLVLIGQGDNARIAALKAQASELGVADRVIFKGFTHNPYAWIHHARMLIVSSDSEGFGNVLVEALLCQTPVVSTRCPGGPETILQGELARGLAEMSSESLAEKIKDIYHQPPIFISSIFRPTILRPFASAISH, from the coding sequence TTGTCCAGGCGTATTTTGATGGTCATCGATGGCTTACCCGGGGGCGGCGCAGAGAAGGTTGTGCTGACGCTGGCTAAGGGCCTGTTGTCGCTGGGACATCGCGTTTCGCTGTTTTCATTGCGCAGCGTCTGCGATTACCCCCTTCCGGCAGGGCTGGACTATCAGGTGATACAGGATCGCTGCCGCAAACCCTGGCGTAAGCTCACTGAACTGCCGCGCCGCGCCTGCCAGCTGGATCGCGCCATCGTTAAGGCCGAGCAGCAGGGCGGCGCGTTTGATTTAGTCATTTCCCATTTGCATAAAACGGACCGAATCGTCAGCCTCTGTCGTCATCTTGACCCGGCAAAAACCTGGTATTGCCTGCACGGCGTGTTTTCCGCCTCTTATCTGGCACGCCGCAAAGGCTTTTCCCGCTGGCTGAAAATTCAAAAAACCCGCCGCGTTTATCAACACCGCAATATCATCGGCGTGTCGCAGTTTGTGATTGATGATTTAAAACAGCACTACGGCATCCAGCCTGCGCGGGAAGCGGTGATTTTCAACCCCTTCGATGTCGAACTGATCCTGCAGCAGGCTGGCGAAGCCTGTGAGATGGCCGGACAGGACTACCTGCTGCATATCGGCCGTTTTCATCCAACCAAGCGGCACGATCGTCTGCTGCAGGCCTATGCACAAAGCGGCCTGACGACGCCACTGGTGTTAATCGGCCAGGGTGACAACGCGCGCATCGCCGCGCTAAAAGCGCAGGCCAGCGAGCTGGGCGTCGCTGACCGCGTCATTTTCAAAGGTTTTACCCATAATCCCTATGCATGGATACACCATGCACGTATGCTGATTGTCAGCTCAGACAGCGAAGGATTCGGGAACGTGCTGGTTGAGGCGTTGCTCTGTCAGACGCCGGTGGTTAGCACCCGCTGCCCCGGCGGTCCGGAAACCATTTTACAGGGTGAACTGGCGCGCGGCCTGGCGGAAATGTCCAGCGAATCGCTGGCGGAAAAAATAAAGGACATTTATCATCAGCCCCCGATCTTCATCAGCTCGATCTTTCGGCCTACCATATTGAGGCCATTTGCCAGCGCTATCTCGCATTGA
- a CDS encoding glycosyltransferase family 9 protein has product MNYIFIFILLLPLKWVKKLFHKKEGRNLVIQTAKIGDFINITPLLAHLKQSDALLSRAVAPLAGHDDTLQHIWYIEDYKSGLLAKIRLALQLMNRYDNVYLLHPNNVNLFFAACCNADNKQFLSSYRRKWYQGPFYWTASGTVQHEKNTLTLENYLKLADPQLTKESYPKHATRPLYPLATVPAALTRQDGIKIGLSISAGNQAKTIPPVIWKKLFDRLADLPCLFYVFGAPSEMDRLQELYKLTGERENIISMIGNIPLEGLPHAISMMDFYVASDSGNVYIADAVGVPVILIYGPCCVEEQRPLGDVLLIGPDHIAPSSFVFAALYQFHHPAEQLYALDERKLNDIHHFIAARQPERLSQTKPH; this is encoded by the coding sequence GTGAACTATATTTTTATTTTTATCTTGCTGCTGCCGCTAAAGTGGGTAAAAAAGCTTTTCCATAAGAAGGAAGGGCGCAATCTGGTGATCCAGACGGCAAAAATCGGCGACTTTATCAATATTACGCCGTTGCTGGCGCATCTGAAACAGAGCGACGCCCTGCTGAGCCGCGCCGTCGCGCCGCTGGCCGGGCATGACGATACGCTGCAGCATATCTGGTATATCGAAGACTATAAATCGGGCCTGCTGGCGAAAATCCGCCTCGCGCTGCAGCTGATGAACCGCTACGACAACGTCTACCTGCTGCATCCCAATAACGTTAATCTGTTCTTCGCGGCCTGCTGCAACGCCGACAATAAACAGTTTCTCTCCAGCTATCGCCGCAAGTGGTATCAGGGCCCCTTTTACTGGACAGCCAGCGGTACCGTGCAGCATGAAAAAAATACGCTTACGCTGGAAAACTACCTCAAGCTGGCGGATCCACAGCTGACTAAAGAGAGCTATCCCAAGCACGCCACCCGCCCGCTTTATCCGCTGGCGACCGTTCCCGCCGCGCTCACGCGTCAGGATGGGATTAAGATCGGCTTAAGCATCTCTGCAGGCAATCAGGCGAAAACCATTCCGCCGGTCATCTGGAAAAAGCTGTTTGACCGGCTGGCCGACCTGCCCTGCCTGTTTTATGTTTTTGGTGCCCCGTCAGAAATGGATCGCCTGCAAGAGCTGTATAAGCTCACCGGAGAGCGTGAAAACATTATCAGTATGATCGGCAACATTCCGCTGGAAGGCTTGCCGCATGCCATCAGCATGATGGATTTTTACGTCGCTTCCGACTCTGGCAATGTCTATATCGCCGATGCCGTCGGCGTGCCGGTGATACTGATTTACGGTCCCTGCTGCGTGGAAGAGCAACGGCCTTTAGGCGATGTCCTGCTGATTGGTCCCGATCATATCGCGCCTTCATCCTTTGTCTTCGCCGCGCTTTATCAGTTCCATCATCCGGCGGAGCAGCTGTACGCGCTTGATGAGCGTAAGCTTAACGATATTCACCATTTTATTGCCGCACGCCAGCCGGAACGGCTGAGCCAGACCAAGCCTCATTAA
- the rfaQ gene encoding putative lipopolysaccharide heptosyltransferase III — MASQIPASFTPRNILVIKLRHHGDMLLTTPVVNALRQRYPDAAIDVLLYQETRPMLQAHPAIRRLHLIDRKWKKQGVWHQLKHELALVSAIRNSHYDLVVNLADQWRSALIAKLSGAPERIGFAYNKRDSRFWRACHNRLVSTANFSQLHTVEQNLLALSPLDVPTENVPVSMYYADEDWHAARQQLHEQGVSGAYMVIQPTSRWTFKCWDDEKVAALIDQLNQPGLAIVLTAAPDRKEMAMIDHILSLCHNPQVVTVAGQLSLTQLAALIDHARLFVGVDSAPMHMAAALQTPCVALFGPTKLQHWRPWGANNRVIWAGDYGPLPSPDSIDTTTGQRFLSAIPVEDVAAAARSYLDA; from the coding sequence ATGGCAAGTCAGATCCCTGCATCTTTTACACCACGCAATATTCTGGTGATCAAGCTACGTCATCACGGCGATATGCTGTTGACCACGCCGGTTGTCAATGCGCTGCGCCAGCGCTATCCCGACGCCGCGATTGATGTGCTGCTTTATCAGGAGACACGTCCGATGTTGCAGGCGCATCCCGCGATTCGTCGGCTGCATCTGATCGATCGGAAATGGAAAAAGCAGGGCGTCTGGCATCAGCTTAAACATGAGCTGGCGCTGGTGAGTGCCATTCGAAACAGCCATTACGACCTGGTGGTCAACCTGGCTGACCAGTGGCGCAGCGCGCTGATCGCGAAACTGAGCGGTGCGCCGGAGCGCATCGGTTTCGCCTACAACAAGCGCGACAGCCGTTTCTGGCGCGCCTGTCACAACCGGCTGGTTTCCACCGCTAACTTTAGCCAGCTGCATACCGTTGAACAAAATTTGCTGGCGCTTTCGCCGCTCGACGTGCCGACGGAAAACGTGCCCGTCTCGATGTATTACGCGGATGAGGACTGGCACGCCGCCAGGCAGCAGCTGCATGAGCAGGGCGTGAGCGGCGCTTATATGGTGATTCAGCCCACCTCGCGCTGGACTTTTAAATGCTGGGACGACGAGAAGGTCGCGGCCTTGATCGACCAGCTGAACCAGCCTGGCCTGGCTATCGTGCTGACCGCCGCGCCGGACCGTAAAGAGATGGCGATGATCGACCATATTCTCTCGCTCTGCCATAACCCGCAGGTTGTCACCGTCGCCGGACAGCTCAGCCTGACGCAGCTGGCGGCGCTTATCGATCATGCGCGGCTGTTTGTCGGCGTCGATTCGGCGCCGATGCATATGGCGGCGGCGCTGCAAACCCCCTGCGTGGCGCTGTTCGGCCCGACCAAGCTGCAGCACTGGCGGCCATGGGGCGCCAATAACCGGGTGATCTGGGCGGGCGATTACGGCCCGCTGCCATCCCCTGACTCTATCGATACCACAACCGGGCAGCGCTTTTTAAGCGCCATTCCGGTGGAAGATGTGGCCGCCGCCGCAAGGAGCTATCTGGATGCGTAA
- a CDS encoding polysaccharide deacetylase family protein: MNKPAFLITIDTEGDNLWRNRRTITTRNTLFLPRFQALCEKYGFKPTWLTNYEMACDPAYVEFARDVIARGQGEVGMHLHAWNSPPETPLTDDDWRWQPYLIEYPDNLLRDKVKFMTDLLEETFQTKMVSHRAGRWAFDERYAAVLRELGYQVDCSVTPRVSWRNSPGAPQGKGGTDYTHFPHHAYFLDANDIARSGNSSLLEVPMSIQYKHSAMMNRLKQGYDRLRGKKRGPSVHWLRPSGGNLAAMKRVAEMSLAEGNDYVEFMLHSSEFMPDGSPTFKNEADIERLYQDLEALFSWLQPRTQGMTLAEYYAEKTRAR, encoded by the coding sequence ATGAATAAACCGGCTTTTCTCATCACAATTGATACTGAAGGCGACAATCTGTGGCGCAATCGCCGTACCATCACTACCCGCAATACGCTTTTCCTGCCGCGCTTTCAGGCGCTCTGTGAAAAATATGGCTTTAAGCCCACCTGGCTGACCAATTACGAGATGGCCTGCGATCCCGCCTACGTGGAGTTTGCCCGCGATGTCATCGCGCGCGGGCAGGGGGAAGTGGGCATGCATCTTCACGCGTGGAACAGCCCGCCGGAAACGCCGTTGACGGACGATGACTGGCGCTGGCAGCCTTATCTGATCGAGTATCCGGATAATCTGCTGCGCGATAAAGTGAAATTTATGACCGATCTGCTGGAAGAGACTTTCCAGACCAAAATGGTGAGCCACCGCGCCGGGCGCTGGGCCTTTGACGAGCGTTACGCGGCGGTGCTGCGTGAGCTGGGCTACCAGGTCGACTGCTCGGTCACGCCGCGGGTAAGCTGGCGCAATTCGCCTGGCGCGCCGCAGGGAAAAGGCGGAACGGACTATACCCACTTTCCCCATCACGCCTATTTTCTCGATGCCAATGATATCGCGCGTAGCGGTAACTCAAGCCTGCTGGAAGTGCCGATGAGCATCCAGTACAAGCACTCGGCGATGATGAATCGTCTGAAGCAGGGCTACGATCGTCTGCGTGGCAAAAAGCGCGGTCCTTCGGTTCACTGGCTGCGCCCGTCGGGCGGCAATCTCGCCGCGATGAAACGGGTAGCGGAAATGAGCCTGGCGGAGGGGAATGACTACGTCGAGTTTATGCTTCACTCTTCGGAGTTTATGCCGGACGGCAGCCCGACATTTAAGAACGAAGCAGATATCGAACGGCTGTACCAGGATTTAGAGGCGTTGTTTAGCTGGCTGCAGCCACGAACCCAGGGCATGACGCTGGCGGAATATTACGCAGAAAAAACACGGGCAAGATAA
- the waaA gene encoding lipid IV(A) 3-deoxy-D-manno-octulosonic acid transferase, with protein sequence MTTIYTALLYLIQPLIWLRLWLRGRKAPAYRKRWAERYGFCAGKVSPGGILLHSVSVGETLAAVPLVRALRHRYPTLPITVTTMTPTGSERAQSAFGKDVHHVYLPYDLPGAINRFLNTADPRLVIIMETELWPNFIKALHDRQVPLVIANARLSARSAKGYKKLGNFMRRLLQRITLIAAQNEEDGARFVELGLKRSQLAITGSLKFDISVTPELAARAVTLRRQWAPRRPVWIATSTHEGEESIMLEAHRRLLARFPDLLLILVPRHPERFETAREMTQKSGFSYTLRSSGEIPSSGTQVVIGDTMGELMLLYGIADLAFVGGSLVERGGHNPLEPAAHAIPVLMGPHTFNFKDICSKLKQADGLITVTDTASLVHEIGNLLVDDDYRRYHGRHAVEVLHQNQGALQRLLQLLEPYLPPRNH encoded by the coding sequence ATGACGACGATTTACACCGCCCTGCTTTACCTTATACAGCCTCTGATCTGGCTGCGCCTCTGGCTGCGCGGCCGCAAAGCGCCTGCCTATCGTAAACGCTGGGCGGAACGCTACGGCTTTTGCGCCGGCAAAGTGAGTCCGGGCGGGATCCTGCTGCACTCGGTTTCCGTCGGTGAAACGCTGGCCGCGGTGCCGCTGGTGCGCGCGCTGCGTCACCGCTATCCCACGTTGCCGATTACCGTCACTACCATGACACCGACCGGATCGGAACGCGCTCAGTCCGCATTCGGCAAAGATGTGCATCATGTCTATCTGCCCTATGACCTGCCCGGCGCCATTAACCGTTTTCTGAATACGGCCGATCCCCGGCTGGTGATCATTATGGAAACTGAGCTGTGGCCTAATTTTATTAAAGCGCTGCACGATCGGCAGGTGCCGCTGGTTATCGCCAATGCGCGGCTGTCGGCTCGCTCGGCGAAGGGCTATAAGAAGCTGGGCAATTTTATGCGACGGCTGCTGCAGCGTATTACGCTGATCGCCGCGCAGAACGAAGAAGATGGCGCGCGCTTTGTCGAGCTGGGCCTGAAGCGCTCGCAGCTGGCGATCACCGGCAGCCTGAAATTCGATATTTCCGTGACGCCTGAGCTGGCGGCGCGCGCGGTAACGCTGCGTCGTCAATGGGCGCCACGCCGCCCGGTCTGGATCGCCACCAGCACGCACGAAGGCGAAGAGAGCATTATGCTGGAGGCGCATCGCCGCCTGCTGGCGCGCTTCCCCGATCTGCTGCTGATCCTGGTGCCGCGCCACCCGGAACGTTTTGAAACCGCCCGCGAAATGACGCAGAAAAGCGGCTTCAGCTATACCCTGCGCAGCAGCGGAGAAATTCCGTCCAGCGGCACTCAGGTGGTGATTGGCGATACCATGGGCGAGTTGATGCTGCTTTACGGCATCGCCGACCTGGCTTTTGTCGGCGGCAGCCTGGTGGAGCGCGGCGGCCATAATCCGCTGGAGCCGGCGGCGCACGCCATTCCGGTGCTGATGGGCCCGCACACCTTTAACTTCAAAGATATCTGCAGCAAACTGAAGCAGGCTGACGGCCTGATTACGGTAACGGACACCGCCTCGCTGGTGCATGAAATCGGCAATTTGCTGGTGGATGACGACTATCGACGCTATCACGGCCGCCACGCCGTTGAGGTACTCCATCAGAACCAGGGCGCGCTGCAGCGCCTGCTTCAGCTGCTTGAACCCTACCTTCCGCCACGGAATCATTAA